The following are encoded together in the Candidatus Omnitrophota bacterium genome:
- a CDS encoding DUF3309 domain-containing protein: MTTETLLLLIIVVFLAATFPTWPYNKSWGYGPTGVLAILLAVFLIWAIAGGRPLFRSSLEDVGHDIKSAGRDVADSVRGAVQ; this comes from the coding sequence ATGACTACAGAAACTTTACTATTGTTGATTATTGTTGTTTTTCTAGCGGCAACTTTTCCCACTTGGCCTTACAACAAGTCGTGGGGATATGGGCCTACAGGTGTTTTAGCTATCCTCTTGGCTGTTTTTCTTATTTGGGCTATTGCCGGAGGACGGCCACTTTTTAGAAGCTCGCTTGAAGATGTCGGGCATGATATTAAATCGGCGGGTCGCGATGTGGCGGATTCCGTTAGAGGCGCTGTCCAATAG